Part of the Atribacterota bacterium genome is shown below.
CTAATAATATATAGAATTATAACTTACCGGGGTTAAAAAATATGTTAAAGAAAATAATTAATGAATTAAAAAATTCAGAAAATGAAGCTAACAGAATTATCGACGGTGCAAAAAATGAAACTCAAAAACAGATTGCATATGAAAAAGAACAACTGGAAATAATCAAGGGTGATACTATCAAAGAATGGAATAAAAAGGGTCAAGCTATGGTTGATGACAGAGTAAAGATGGCTGAACAAAAGGCAAATGAAATTTACGAAAACAGTAAAGAAGAAAAAAATGTAATGAGGAAATCATTAAAGAATAAATATGATAAAGCAATTGAAATGATTATAAATGAACTGGTGAAATAAAAGTGGCAGTATCAAAAATAAAAAAATTTCATATTTTTGCACATTTATCAATTAGGGAATTATTATTAAAAGAGTTACAGAAGTTAGAATGTGTTGAAATTATGGAATTAGACAAAAAAACAGCCTTTCATGATTGGAAAAATATAAAAGATGAAGACAAGGAAAGTAACGTTGTCTCAGATTTAAATAGAGTAAAATTTTGTATTGATCTATTTTCTAAATATCAAGTAAAAGAATCAAAGGGGTTACAATCATTACTTACAAAAAAGGAAATTATTAAATATGATGATTTAGTTAGTATTTCAAAAAAAACTGATTATGAATTATTGCATCAACAATGCAAGGAATTTGATAAACAGCTAAATCAGATCAAATTAAGTGAAAATAAATTAAAAGCAATAGCAGAAGAATTAAATGAATGGAAAGAGCTGGAAATAGATCTAATCTCTATGAATGAGTCGAAATATATAGAGTATTATATTGGATCAATAGCTAATAATAATTTAGAAAAATTTACTGAAGAAGTAATCAAGCAAAGCAAATATAGTGAAGTAAAGATAGTTAAAGAGGGAAAAAACACATCAAAAATTATTATTATTACTTTGAAGGAAAATCGCGATAAAATATTAAATATTACGCAAAAATATCATTTTGAAAATTATAAATACACCCATCCTTATACTGGAACCCCTGCAGAAATAATAAAAAAAATTAATGAACTATCAGAGGAGCTTTCTGAGAAAAAAGTAACCATTGAAAAACAGTTGATTGAGATTTCAAATAATAATAAGGATATTTATAAAATATATGATTATCTGTCTATAAATAAAGAAAAGGACGAGATTTCTAGATATTTGATAAAAAGTGAAAATACATTTGTTATTAAAGGTTGGATTCAGGAAAAGGATATTCAAAAGTTAAAGCACAGGTTAAGCGATAGATTTACTGCTTTTGAAATCATTTTTAGTGACCCCAAGAAAAAAGACAAAGTACCAGTTGCCCTAGAAAATCATAAGTTAGTTCAGCCTTTTGAAGTAATAACTGAGCTGTACAGTTTACCAAATTACTTCGAAGTAGATCCTACCCCGATACTGTCAATATATTATTTTATATTTTTTGGTTTTTGTCTTTCAGATGTTGGGTATGGAGTTGTTTTAGCTATCCTAAGTTATTTGGCTATACATAAGCTAAGCTTGGGATATAGTGCAAAAAAATTTTTCAGATTACTTTATTATTGCGGCATTGCAGGAGCAATAGGGGGGATATTTGTAGGAAGTTGGTTTGGTGATATTTTGAATTATCTGCCACCTGCATTTAGCTGGATAAGAAATATTATGGTTGACAAGTTGTCGTTATTTAATCCTACAGAAAACCCAATACCACTCTTGATATTAAGCATAGCGCTAGGGGTGATTCAAGTCTATACAGGAATTATATTAAAATTTTTAGATAATGTTAAAAGGGGCAAAATGATTGATGGATTAATGGATCAAATATCCTGGTTATTATTATTAACTGGCATCATACTATTTTTAATAAAAGGAATGTTACCTTCTATTTTTGGAACTATTGCAATATTATTTTTATTTATTGGTGTCTTTACTCTTATTACAACACAAGGGAGAACAAATAAAAATATAATAATGAGAATCGGAAGTGGTATATTATCTTTATATGATATTACATCATATTTTAGTGATGTACTTTCTTATTCAAGATTATTTGCATTAAGCCTGGCTACGGGTATTATTGCAACTATGTTTAATATGCTAGCTACAATGGCAAACATACCATATATAGGAATAATAATTACCATAATTATTTTATTTATAGGGCATGTATTTAACCTATTAATTAGTGGATTAAGTGCTTTTATACATGATGCCAGACTTCAATATGTGGAATTTTTTACAAAATTTTATCAAGCCGGAGGTATTCCCTTTAAACCATTTAGTTTAAAAACCACATATACTAAAGTTGAAGAAATTGATACAAAATAAAAATATGTATCCTAATTTACAACATACATACTTACAAAAAACATTTAAAGAAATAGATAAAAGGGGGATTTGTTTCATGATTGATGGAATTGTTCTTGCCTATTTAGGCGCTGCGTTAGCAATTGGTTTAGCCGGTTCCGGTTCTGCAATAGGTGTAGGAATTGCAGGCACAACCGGTACAGGTATTATGACTGAAGATCCAAGTAAATTTGGATTAGTTTTATTATTACAGGCATTACCCGGAACACAAGGTATTTATGGATTATTGGTTGGCTTTTTAGTTTTAACCAGAATCGGTATTTTTGGTGGAACACCAGCTGTATTAACAGTTGATCAGGGATTGCAAATATTATTTTCATGCCTTCCTATTGCAATTGCAGGATTCTTTTCAGGAATTTATCAAGGTAAAACTTCAGCTGGCTCAATTGGACTTATTTCCAGAAGACCGGAAGAAACAGGGAAGGCTGTAGTTATGCCTGCAATGGTTGAAACTTATGCAGTGCTAGCGTTATTAGGTTCAATATTATTATTAAACGGTGTGGTTATTTAGTCTATTTTAATTGCAAAATAGGAGTTTTACGAATGCCTATTAAAGATATAAAAGATAAAATATTAGAAAATGCTTTTCAAGAAAAAGATAAGATAATTGAGGAAGCAAAAAATGAAGTTGAGAAAATAAAAGAAGAAGCGAAAAATGAAATTGAAAAAATAAAAAACAACATATTACAGGATTATAAGCAGGAAGCCGATATTAAGGAAAATAAAATTATAACTGAAGCAAAGCTTAATGCTAATAAAGATATTCTTTCTGAAAAACAATTAATTTTAGAAGAAATATTTTTGGAAGCAGAAAGAAGGATTCAAAAATTAGATAACCAGAGATATAAGAAATTTATTGAGAACCTTATTTTCGAAAACATAGAGCTTGGAAATGAAACAATTTATATATCAGAAAAAGATCAAAAAATAATTGATAATGCTTTTATAGAAAACATAAATAAAAAACTGATATCAAACCATAAAAAGGGAAAATTGAAACTTTCTGAAAAATCAATTTCCATTAGAGGTGGTGTTGTTTTAGGCACAGAGGATATCAAAAAAAATGCTTCATTAGAAATTATGCTTGAGAGAACCAAAGAAGATATTGAAACAAAATTAAACAAATTCCTGTTTCTTGAAAATGAGGAATAGAATGCTTAAATATATTAATGAATATACAAACACCCAAGAGGAATATGGTTATGCATGTGGCAGGGTAAGAGAGTTAGAAAAAAGTCTGTTGACTAAAGAAATCATTGATAAGATGATTGAAACAAGATCTTTAGAGGATAGTATAAAAATTTTAGAAGAAAACTCTGTTGATAATTATAATATCAATAATTATGATTACATTTCAATTGATACTCATTTAAAAGGAATTATTAAAAAAACCATTAATTTAATCAAAGAAATATCCCCAAATCCCCACTTGTACAAATTGTTCAGCTGGAAGTATGATTTTCACAATCTAAAAGTTTTATTAAAGGGAAAGTTTATTGGAAAAAAAGAAATAACAACATTATATGAATATGGTAATTTTAAGGTAGATATATTAGAATCAGCTATTTTTGATGAAAAATATCAATTGTTGCCAAGTATAGTTGAAAGAATAATTAAGCAATCTGAGGATGAATATATGAAATCTTCAGACTTGCAGCTTATAGAAATATTATTGGATCATGGATATTATGAAATAATATTCAATCTTTTAAATGAAATAAATCATCCATTTTTATACTATTTCTTCAAAAAAGAAATCGATCTATTAAATTTTATTATTAGTTGTAGATCTAAGATAAGAAATATAAAAAAATCAAAATTACCTCTTATTCTAATTAAACAGGGTAATTTATCAATTCAAAAATATATAAGTATTTATGAAAATTCGATCCATTCTTGGCCAAATTATTTCCAAAAAACTGATTATGGTCAAATAATTGAAAACGGAGTTAAAGAATGGCAGGAAAAGAATTCTATGCTGGAACTCGAAAAACTTGTTGATAATTATTTGATAAATTTATTAAAAATTGGCAAATACACATCATTCGGCATAGAAAGTATTTTTGCTTATTATTTTGCTAAAGAAAATGATATCAAAAATATCAGAATCATCTTGAATGGCAAAAGAAACTTATTAAAGAATAATATAATTAGAGAGAATATAAGGGATTGTTATGTCTAATATAGCACTAATTGGAGAGAAAGAAGTTATTATCGGGTTTAGTTTAGTTGGTTTACAAATATTTCCAGTGAATAGTACAACAGAGGCAATTGAAGCGCTTGAAAATTGTTATAAAAATAAATATGATATTGTTTTTATAACAAATGAAATTGCACAGGGTTTAATTAATAAAATTGAAGAATATCAAAAAAAATATACAATGACAATTTGTATCCTTCCTAATCGTACGAAGGATTCTACACTTAGTATAGACATTTTAAGGAAAAATGTTGAAAAAGCTGTGGGTACAGATATCTTGTTTAGAAAAGAGGGATAATATGCAACAAAATAATGGCAAGATTGTTAAAGTTTCCGGGCCAGTAGTCATTGCAGATGGATTAAGAGGAGCTAAAATGTATGATGTTGTACAGGTTAGTGAGAATAAGCTTATTGGAGAAATAATAGAATTAAATGAAGACAGGGCAACTATACAGGTTTATGAAGAAACTTCAGGTATTGGACCAGGGGAATCTGTTTATACTACTGGAATGCCCTTAAGTGTTGAACTTGGACCTGGGTTGATTAAGTCAATTTATGATGGGATTCAAAGACCTTTAGATATAATATTCAATAAAGAAGGTGCATTTATAGCGAGAGGTGTTGAGGTAGATAGTCTGGATAGGGAAAAAGAATGGAATTTTAAACCTTCTACCAAAAAAGGGGACAAGGTAAGTCCAGGGGACTGTATTGGAACAGTTAAAGAAACATCTATTATTACTCATCACGTTTTGGTCCCAATTGGCATAGAAGGAAAAATAGAAAATATTTCTGAGGGAAATTTTAAGATAACAGAAACCATTGCCAAAATTAAAGATGAAACTGGTAAAATACATGAAGTTCAAATGCTACAAAAATGGCCAGTAAGAAAAATGAGACCTTATAAGGAAAAAATGCCCCCAACAGAACCATTAATTACTGGTCAAAGAGTTATAGATACTTTTTTCCCAATTGCAAAAGGCGGTACTGCTTGTATCCCGGGACCTTTTGGTAGCGGAAAAACCGTGGTTCAACATCAACTATCAAAATGGTGTAATGCTGAAATTATTGTTTTTATTGGATGTGGTGAAAGAGGTAATGAAATGACAGATGTTTTACAGGAATTTCCAGAACTAATTGATCCAAATTCAGGTAAACCTTTAATGGAAAGAACTGTCTTAATCGCCAACACATCTAATATGCCTGTTGCAGCTAGAGAAGCATCTGTATATACTGGCATAACTATAGCTGAATACTATAGGGATATGGGCTATAATGTTGCGTTAATGGCTGATTCAACATCACGATGGGCTGAAGCAATGAGAGAAATTTCCGGCAGGTTAGAAGAAATGCCAGGTGAAGAGGGGTATCCAGCATATTTAGGTACAAGAATTGCAAGTTTTTATGAAAGATCAGGTAAAGTAAAGTGCCTTTCTAGTAAAGATTTGGAGGCCACTATAAGCATCATAGGAGCAGTTTCTCCACCGGGAGGAGATTTATCCGAGCCTGTAACACAAAATACATTACGTACTGTTCAGGTTTACTGGAGTTTGCAGGACAAACTTGCTTATAAAAGGCATTTTCCGGCAATTGATTGGTTAAAAAGTTATTCATTATATCTTGACCAGCTTAGTACTTATTTTAAGGAAGAAATAAGTGAACATTTTGTTAAAATAAGGACTATGGCAATGACGCTTCTACAAGAAGAATCTGAATTAGAAGAAACTGTGAGATTAGTTGGTATAGATGCATTATCGAAGGCAGAAAGACTTACATTAGATACTGCACGTTCAATAAGAGAAGATTTTTTACATCAAAATGCATTTGATGATGTTGATACCTATACATCAATTAAAAAACAGTATCTGATGTTGGATTTGATTATATTTTTTAATGAAGAAGCCAAAAAAGCAATTAAAATTGGAGATATTAGTAATGACCAACTTAACCAACTATCAGTAAAAAACAAAATTGTACGATCAAAATTTATATCTGAAGACAATTTAGAAGAATTTTCCAGGATAAAGGATGAAATTAAAAGTCAAATTAATTCTCTCACATCCAATATAGCAGGAAAGGATGATTAAAAATGATAAAAGAATATACAACAATTACAGAGGTAAATGGACCGCTAATAATTGTTAATAAAATAACAGATGTTAAATATGATGAATTAGTAGAAATTGAGTTATCAGATGGTGAAAAAAGAAGAGGACAAGTATTAGAGGTTTCTGAAGATAGGGCAATTGTACAGATGTTTGAGGGAACAACCGGTATTGATGTATCCAGATCGAAAGTACGTTTTTTAGGAAGAGTTATTGAAATACCAGTATCCATGGATATGCTTGGAAGAATATTTGATGGCTCTGGAAGACCCATTGATAAAGGACCAAAAATAATTCCTGATAAACGTTTAGATGTTAACGGAAGCCCACTAAATCCATTTGCCAGGGATTATCCTAATGATTTTATCCAGACTGGAATATCTTCTATTGATGTGTTAAATACTTTAGTAAGAGGTCAAAAGTTACCTATCTTTTCCGGTTCAGGACTTCCCCATTCAAAAGTTGCATCACAAATAGCCCGACAAGCTAAGGTGTTAGGAAAAGAGGAATCATTCTCAGTTGTCTTCGCTGCAATGGGTATTACCTTTGAAGAGGCAAATTTTTTCATTAGTGACTTTAAAAGGACTGGAGCTATCGAAAAAAGCGTAATGTTCATTAATTTAGCAAACGACCCTGCAATTGAAAGAATAATTACTCCAAAAATGGCTTTAACTACTGCAGAGTATTTAGCATTTGAAAACGATATGCATGTATTAGTAATATTAACAGATATGACAAACTACTGTGAAGCTTTAAGGGAAGTATCAGCTGCACGA
Proteins encoded:
- a CDS encoding V-type ATP synthase subunit K, which encodes MIDGIVLAYLGAALAIGLAGSGSAIGVGIAGTTGTGIMTEDPSKFGLVLLLQALPGTQGIYGLLVGFLVLTRIGIFGGTPAVLTVDQGLQILFSCLPIAIAGFFSGIYQGKTSAGSIGLISRRPEETGKAVVMPAMVETYAVLALLGSILLLNGVVI
- a CDS encoding V-type ATP synthase subunit B, which gives rise to MIKEYTTITEVNGPLIIVNKITDVKYDELVEIELSDGEKRRGQVLEVSEDRAIVQMFEGTTGIDVSRSKVRFLGRVIEIPVSMDMLGRIFDGSGRPIDKGPKIIPDKRLDVNGSPLNPFARDYPNDFIQTGISSIDVLNTLVRGQKLPIFSGSGLPHSKVASQIARQAKVLGKEESFSVVFAAMGITFEEANFFISDFKRTGAIEKSVMFINLANDPAIERIITPKMALTTAEYLAFENDMHVLVILTDMTNYCEALREVSAARKEIPGRRGYPGYLYTDLATMYERAGRIKEKKGSITMVPILSMPEDDKTHPIPDLTGYITEGQIILARELHLKGIYPPINVLPSLSRLKDKGIGEGKTREDHSNVMNQLFASYARGKESKELATILGEAALTEEDKKYVKFSDKFEEIFIQQGEDENRDIEKSLSIGWEALETLPVNELKRIKDEYIKKYLPHFSNDEEGNISNNKNDNDKEDNK
- a CDS encoding V-type ATPase subunit; its protein translation is MLKYINEYTNTQEEYGYACGRVRELEKSLLTKEIIDKMIETRSLEDSIKILEENSVDNYNINNYDYISIDTHLKGIIKKTINLIKEISPNPHLYKLFSWKYDFHNLKVLLKGKFIGKKEITTLYEYGNFKVDILESAIFDEKYQLLPSIVERIIKQSEDEYMKSSDLQLIEILLDHGYYEIIFNLLNEINHPFLYYFFKKEIDLLNFIISCRSKIRNIKKSKLPLILIKQGNLSIQKYISIYENSIHSWPNYFQKTDYGQIIENGVKEWQEKNSMLELEKLVDNYLINLLKIGKYTSFGIESIFAYYFAKENDIKNIRIILNGKRNLLKNNIIRENIRDCYV
- a CDS encoding V-type ATP synthase subunit I; amino-acid sequence: MAVSKIKKFHIFAHLSIRELLLKELQKLECVEIMELDKKTAFHDWKNIKDEDKESNVVSDLNRVKFCIDLFSKYQVKESKGLQSLLTKKEIIKYDDLVSISKKTDYELLHQQCKEFDKQLNQIKLSENKLKAIAEELNEWKELEIDLISMNESKYIEYYIGSIANNNLEKFTEEVIKQSKYSEVKIVKEGKNTSKIIIITLKENRDKILNITQKYHFENYKYTHPYTGTPAEIIKKINELSEELSEKKVTIEKQLIEISNNNKDIYKIYDYLSINKEKDEISRYLIKSENTFVIKGWIQEKDIQKLKHRLSDRFTAFEIIFSDPKKKDKVPVALENHKLVQPFEVITELYSLPNYFEVDPTPILSIYYFIFFGFCLSDVGYGVVLAILSYLAIHKLSLGYSAKKFFRLLYYCGIAGAIGGIFVGSWFGDILNYLPPAFSWIRNIMVDKLSLFNPTENPIPLLILSIALGVIQVYTGIILKFLDNVKRGKMIDGLMDQISWLLLLTGIILFLIKGMLPSIFGTIAILFLFIGVFTLITTQGRTNKNIIMRIGSGILSLYDITSYFSDVLSYSRLFALSLATGIIATMFNMLATMANIPYIGIIITIIILFIGHVFNLLISGLSAFIHDARLQYVEFFTKFYQAGGIPFKPFSLKTTYTKVEEIDTK
- a CDS encoding V-type ATP synthase subunit A produces the protein MQQNNGKIVKVSGPVVIADGLRGAKMYDVVQVSENKLIGEIIELNEDRATIQVYEETSGIGPGESVYTTGMPLSVELGPGLIKSIYDGIQRPLDIIFNKEGAFIARGVEVDSLDREKEWNFKPSTKKGDKVSPGDCIGTVKETSIITHHVLVPIGIEGKIENISEGNFKITETIAKIKDETGKIHEVQMLQKWPVRKMRPYKEKMPPTEPLITGQRVIDTFFPIAKGGTACIPGPFGSGKTVVQHQLSKWCNAEIIVFIGCGERGNEMTDVLQEFPELIDPNSGKPLMERTVLIANTSNMPVAAREASVYTGITIAEYYRDMGYNVALMADSTSRWAEAMREISGRLEEMPGEEGYPAYLGTRIASFYERSGKVKCLSSKDLEATISIIGAVSPPGGDLSEPVTQNTLRTVQVYWSLQDKLAYKRHFPAIDWLKSYSLYLDQLSTYFKEEISEHFVKIRTMAMTLLQEESELEETVRLVGIDALSKAERLTLDTARSIREDFLHQNAFDDVDTYTSIKKQYLMLDLIIFFNEEAKKAIKIGDISNDQLNQLSVKNKIVRSKFISEDNLEEFSRIKDEIKSQINSLTSNIAGKDD
- a CDS encoding V-type ATP synthase subunit F, encoding MSNIALIGEKEVIIGFSLVGLQIFPVNSTTEAIEALENCYKNKYDIVFITNEIAQGLINKIEEYQKKYTMTICILPNRTKDSTLSIDILRKNVEKAVGTDILFRKEG
- a CDS encoding V-type ATP synthase subunit E, which produces MPIKDIKDKILENAFQEKDKIIEEAKNEVEKIKEEAKNEIEKIKNNILQDYKQEADIKENKIITEAKLNANKDILSEKQLILEEIFLEAERRIQKLDNQRYKKFIENLIFENIELGNETIYISEKDQKIIDNAFIENINKKLISNHKKGKLKLSEKSISIRGGVVLGTEDIKKNASLEIMLERTKEDIETKLNKFLFLENEE